ataatcattggtggcgcagtgcgtccccaaccccccccccccccccaaagtattataatcattggtggtgcagtgtgcccccaaaCCCCCCTCTTAGTATTATTATTgggggtgcagtgcgcccccaaccccccatccgccaagtattatcattggtgtcagtggcagttctgatcgtcggagccccagcagtgtaagcctggggctccaatcggttaccatggcagccaggatgctattgaagtcctggctgccatagtcagctccatgctgctgtgtgcacaaagcacagagcagcagggagagtgtgaagtcctattcaccctaatagagatctatcagggtgaataggacaagggatgaaagatcccagattctagcccctaaggtgggaaattgttattaaataaaaagttttaaaaaaaaaaggttaaaaaaacaaacaccaaaatattaagtttaaatcacccccttgcccaattttacatctaaaatatataaacaataaaaaaatttacatatcgccacgcccgaataagtgtgaactattaaaatattaaaaaatatctcctatgcggtgaacaacttgcaatttgccattttttagtcacctcgtCCCTAACAAAaattaggatcggactgttctattaaggtccagacgttccataaaatctggaatgcacgcagcttttttggtgttttatttttttcacgtggtatcgagtatcgcaatacttttttatatcaaaatcgagtcaaaattttgttatcgtgacaaccctagataagacgtgtgtttttttttttattataccgtaattatatgtattttagttTGGcttctaaatttttcaggttaggagccaatggctccttgttaTTTTtattagtctggagccctgtaattcattccttacatacagataatgagaggacgtgtgtatttagtcatgtctaatACCTGGTGATGTCAGGGGCCAGTGATCCTCTATCTTGAGGCCCTTATCTCCATCTACTTCAttatcctgtggaagaagaggactgggacatctctctggtggttGTCTCTCTTCCTTAACTGGTGGTTTGAggggccggtgatcctccatcatgacttctttgtacagatctttgtgtccttctaaatactcccactcctccatggagaaatagacggtgacatcctgacaccttataggaacctgacaacacaatgatagaGTTATCACCCAGATccctcctgtataatgtcccagcattcccagcagtgtcacctctccagtcagctgctcaatcatcttgttggcAAGTACTAGGATCTTCTCTGTATggatttcctcatgtatcaggcGAGGTGGAGGCCCcatgattgggctcagggttcttccaCATCCTTCAGGCACAGGGTCCTGACAatgctcactagaggtcttcttcactactgtgtagtcctgattatggagagacacagtaataaatatcactccatacatctccagagtccctcacctctccagtcatgtccatctgttagtaacatagataaaATGATGTAATGTGAATCTCTCACTTCTCTAGTAAGCCAGAAGAGGAGCTCTacggtgagatttattatactctccgccatcttgtccctaTTCATCCTTGAcgggtcaatcaggagaaggatcttatatagaagatctccactgagcggatcctatattgtaggaacctgaatggaaagaAGATGAGAAAATGGAAAATCCTACaaaatcccatgtaaaatacaattactggAGATAATAAGGGGTGACATCGgaggagataataaagtgtagatgTTGTGTTCTCTCTTACTCTATGGCTTTGAAGAAGAGTTTATAAAAGGGTTGGAAACAGTCTTGACGTCTTACAAAGACAATGTAACCTCTCAGTGTTCTGTTGCTctgtgtcacggaaggtgtacagcaaactagaagacacaaaaggaagatccggctgactggatccaaaactaaggaaccaaagggatagccctgcaacagacctggctctctccctaaactgctcagcctatgcaaaattctcaatggtagaagatcgcatatcctcataCCTtgactgaataacccctgaacaccctataatagtgaggggacacgaccaccggctccctacacttgatacggagggagtcagggtctcctgggatccagcaaacaggaaaatacaaatgaataaacaaaacttatctgtagaagactcagtagtagcatccagcatgcatatactccaggaagttgcataaaccgcaaagtgatgcagtatgggaagggatttaaagggatgcaatcagtgcaactacatgacagctgagagaggctaacgagatgagaaaatgaaagcaaaacaaaaggaacctcaaggaggaggttctgaaggacgtctgtcagagcttctcagatgtctggtggtgacagtacccctccttctacgagtggactccggacactcagagcccaccttctcaggatgggacctatggaaagccctgatgagacgagtggccttaatgtccatcactgggacccacatcctctcctcaggaccataaccctcccaatgaacgaggtactggagagaaccgcggacaacacgagaatccacaatcctagagacctgaaattcaagattaccatcaaccacaatcggaggaagaggcaaagacgagggtacaatgggttggacataaggttttaataaggacttatgaaaaacattatggatcttccaagtctgaggaagatcaagacggtaggcaacaggattgatgacggacaagattttgtaaggcccaataaacttaggacccaacttccaggagggaaccttcaatttgatattcttagtagacaaccacaccagatcaccaacattcaggtccggaccaggcacacgtctcttatccgccacacgcttatatctctcactcatgctctttagattatcctgaatcttttgccaaatcgatgacaaagacgaggagaatctgtcctcatcaggtaaaccagaagacccctctccagagaatgtcccaaactgcggatgaaacccatatgcaccaaaaaatggtgacttatcagaggactcctgacgacggttatttaaagcaaactcagcaagggacaaaaaagaacaccaatcctcctgattctctgccacaaaacaccccagatatgtctccagattctgattgacgcgctctgtctgaccattcgactgcgggtggaaagcagaagagaatgacaaccgaacccccaagcgagaacagaaagccttccagaatctggaaacaaactgtgtgcccctatcagagacaatgtctgaaggaataccatgcaatttgacaatgtgatcaataaatgcctgcgccagcgtcttagcattgggcaagccaggaaaaggaatgaaatgcaccattttgctaaaatggtccaccaccaccagaatcacagtctgtggctcttgcccccgggtgcccagcaaggacagtatcgtggtgctccttaaaaatcttgtgtcttaaagcgagaggcacaaacaacctcccaggaggacaaagatcaggagcctctgactgggctacctgaacctctgcctccaattcaggataaagagcagagaccaccacaccttcagccaaaatgggacccaggtcttcaaaattcccacctcccggaaaacaacgtgacagggcatccgccttcacattcttaaccccagggcggaaggtgacaacaaaattaaaccttgaaaagaacaaagaccatctggcctgtctcgggttcagacgcttggctgactccaagtaggccagattcttatggtcagtaaacacggtaatagggtgtctggctccctctagccaatggcgccattccttaaaagctaacttgatggccaacaactccctatctcccacatcgtaatttctctctgcggaggagagtttcttcgagaaaaaggcacacggtcgccatttggcaggagagggaccctgagacaagaccgcacccacacccacctcagaagcatcaagctcaactatgaagggcagagagacatcaggttgtaccaagatgggagcggaaacaaaactctccttgatattagaaaaggccttacgcgcctctaccgaccaggaggaaaaatttaccccctttctagtcatatcagtgagtggtttaacaacagaggaataattcaaaataaacttcctgtaataattggcaaaacccagaaaacgcatcagcgccttctgattctcaggaagctcccactcaagcacagcgcggaccttctcggggtccatgcgaaaaccagaagcggagagaagaaaccccagaaattgaatttctggaaccgcaaacacacatttttccagtttagcgtacaatttattctcccgcaggatgagaaagacctgacgtaaatgttccttatgagttttgaaatcaggagaaaaaatcaaaatgtcatccagatacactaatacaaatttccccattaaatgataaaaaatgctgttcacaaaatgctgaaagacggctggagcattcatcaaaccaaaaggcataacaaaattctcaaaatggccctcaggggtattgaaggccgtcttccattcgtctccttctctgaccctgaccaggttgtatgcccctcttagatccaatttggaaaaaactttagcccccacaatctggttaaacaggtccgggatcagaggaagcggataagggtcacgaattgtgatactgttcagttccctgaaatccagacatggtcttaaagaaccatcttttttcttaacaaagaaaaaaccagcggcaacaggtgacttcgagggtcgtatgtgtccctttctcagactctcagagatataagcacgcatagtgaccctttcaggttgggagagattgtataaatgagatttaggcagtttggcgcctggggtgagattaatagggcaatcgtactccctgtgagggggcaattcctgaacaccactctcagaaaacacatccgaaaatttagagaggaaagatggtacagtcttagtagaaacctctgaaacagatgtcgtgaggcaattctctctgcaaaagtcagccaaccatttatttgcctcgcttgccaatcaatggtggggttatgtttagtgagccagggtagccccaacactagaggagtaggcaacccgtttaggacgaaacatgacacatcctcaacatgagtatcactcacaatcaaacggatattgtgaactatgccctttaacgatttctgagaaagtggaacggaatcaatagcaaaaacaggtatatcctttcccaaagtgcatacctggaaaccatgagttatagcaaattgattatcaataagattgacagctgctccactatctacaaaaatctcacaaaaaattattcttgctctctagcgccaccctggcaggtaggacaaaacgggaactacaagcaaacggaaaaccttcaatttccgcagcaaccttgccaatagtaacagatggaacgtttttagaggattttttctttttgtttctttattactctcaaaaaactgcctgaatctcctagagggacaaacatttgccaaatgatttatacctccacaacagaagcaAACCTTCCCATgcgagctgaatcctctattgtcagaggcaagcaaacccagctgcatgggctcctgctcagaagggatttAGAGCGACTGAGatccctgtgcactgaatgagaccgccgcactgtccttggagtgagtatgacaggaaggagtgatctctgctctctctctaagacgcctgtcaatacgaacggcccgagacatggcagagtccaaggaggtaggtctctcatgaaaggcaaatgcatctttcaatccctctgaaagaccatggcaaaattgacttcggagtgcagcatcattccaaccagtatcatctgcccatctccaaaattctgaacaatatatctctgcggactgtttaccctggcataaaagacgtaatctagactcagccagagcaatacgatccggatcatcatatatctgacccagggctaaaaaaaattcatccactgaacagcgaaaaagcccaggactgagcgttatccctgctcctcatcaccagaggaatggggaagtaggcgaaaatggagtttgcaagcctctctaaaacgaaaaaaattctcactacccccggagaacgtatccgggagcgagatcttaggctcagaacaaactccatgaacgcaagctgaaccggtcacctgaaactgcgaaacagttttacggagatctgctacctccaatgaaagaccctgcatgtgttcagtcaaaagtgaaaccggatccatgcttgagacggttttggcggtttataatgtcacggaaggtgtacagcaaactagaagacacaaaaggaagatccggctgactggatccaaaactaaggaaccaaagggatagccctgcaacagacctggctctctccctaaactgctccgcctatgcaaaattctcaatggtagaagatcgcatatcctcataCCTtgactgaataacccctgaacaccctataatagtgaggggacacgaccaccggctccctacacttgatacggagggagtcagggtctcctgggatccagcaaacaggaaaatacaggaaaatacaaatgaataaacaaaacttatctgtagaagactcagtagtagcatccagcatgcatatactccaggaagttgtataagccgcaaagttatgcagtatgggaagggatttaaagggatgcaatcagtgcaactacatgacagctgagagaggctaacgagataagaaaatgaaagcaaaacaaaaaggaacctcaaggaggaggttctgaaggacgtctgtcacagcttctcagatgtctggtggtgacactctGGGTTTGAATACCACCTAAGTTGATCTGTTATGTGACGGTTTCTGAGGAGACAATTGgaggagataataaagtgtagaCAATGTGTTCTTACTTTCTCTATGGTATGTAAAATGAGTTTATGAGAGGGTTGGAAACAGTCTTGCCTTGTTTCCTTGCTAAGAAAATGTAATCTTTCAGTGTTCTGTCACTATGGGTAACTGTTGACCTGGTTGCGGTGGTAATATCACCTAAGTTGCACTCTTATGCGACTGTTGCTGAGGACACGCCAGCATTATATTTGTTACGTTATACCAGCTATTATATTTCTCTGCACTTACGTGCACCAGGTAACTTGAGCCAATATATGATACTCCATGTTGTGTTGTTATGTAATATACCATATTTTGTGCCTTATACTATTGAGAGACACCAGCAAGGCAGCCGACTCTGATGTACACTATTGCGGTGGAAATGCCCTGTACAGTATGAACTGAGGTCATTACGAGAATGTCTGACATgtacttatacactcacctaaagaattattaggaacaccatactaatacggtgttggacccccttttgccttcagaactgccttaattctacgtggcattgatttaacaaggtgctgatagcattctttagaaatgttggcccatattgataggatagcatcttgcagttgatggagatccagggcacgaagctcccgttccaccacatcccaaagatgctctattgggttgagatctggtgactgtggtggccattttagtacagtgaactcattgtcatgttcaagaaaccaatttgaaaggattcgagctttgtgacatggtgcattatcctgctggaagtagccatcagaggatggatgcatgttctcattctgattacgccaaattcggactctaccatttgagtgtctcaacagaaatcgagactcatcagaccaggcaacatttttccagtcttcaacagtccaattttggtgagctcgtgcaaattgtagcctctttttcctatttgctttgctgcatacctcggttgtaacgagtggttatttcagtaaacgttgctcttctatcagcttgaatcagtcggcccattctcctctgacctctagcatccacaaggcatttttgcccacaggactgccgcatactggatgtttttcccttttcacgccattcttt
This window of the Bufo bufo chromosome 6, aBufBuf1.1, whole genome shotgun sequence genome carries:
- the LOC121005780 gene encoding uncharacterized protein LOC121005780 — protein: MNRDKMAESIINLTVELLFWLTREDYTVVKKTSSEHCQDPVPEGCGRTLSPIMGPPPRLIHEEIHTEKILVLANKMIEQLTGEVPIRCQDVTVYFSMEEWEYLEGHKDLYKEVMMEDHRPLKPPVKEERQPPERCPSPLLPQDNEVDGDKGLKIEDHWPLTSPVKEEIRTPERCPSPPLPQDGSEEHHNVPQDDQVLYPGEDMNNIKATETAVRGDEQSIEDIPTDNLPGDCIGSSEEHVISSHFKANNHGTTADTYEEHVIISDIPLILTAKGPSSDTFKQVQFSIHHRLLSKTKVSKNANNTALTQGRSHFHVHNVKMF